The Roseovarius indicus genome has a segment encoding these proteins:
- a CDS encoding ABC transporter ATP-binding protein, with translation MGILEVKNVNKRFGGLQALGDVNLSVEENSVHAIIGPNGAGKSTLLNCLIGKLIPDTGSVMFDGQSVLGRKPYEINQMGISRVFQTPEIFGDLTVLENMMIPIFAKRDGAFRMHAIENTLNEKSVIEQAEHMLESLNMADARHDHSASMSRGNKRRLEIGMCLAQNPRLLLLDEPTAGMARADTNNTIDLLKQISDERDITIAIIEHDMHVVFSLAQRITVLAQGTPLVEDTPDKIKGHPKVREAYLGETA, from the coding sequence ATGGGAATTCTTGAGGTCAAGAACGTCAACAAGCGCTTCGGCGGTCTGCAGGCGCTGGGAGACGTCAACCTGAGCGTCGAGGAGAACTCGGTTCACGCCATCATCGGGCCGAACGGGGCCGGCAAGTCGACCCTGCTCAACTGCCTCATCGGCAAGCTGATCCCCGACACCGGCTCGGTCATGTTCGACGGCCAGTCGGTGCTGGGCCGCAAGCCCTACGAGATCAACCAGATGGGCATTTCCCGCGTGTTCCAGACGCCCGAGATCTTCGGCGACCTGACCGTGCTGGAAAACATGATGATCCCGATCTTCGCCAAGCGTGACGGCGCCTTCCGCATGCATGCCATCGAGAACACGCTGAACGAGAAGAGCGTCATCGAACAGGCCGAGCACATGCTGGAAAGCCTGAACATGGCCGACGCGCGCCATGATCACTCGGCGTCGATGTCGCGCGGCAACAAGCGGCGGCTGGAAATCGGCATGTGCCTGGCACAGAACCCGCGGCTTCTGCTGCTCGACGAGCCGACGGCGGGCATGGCCCGGGCCGACACCAACAACACCATCGACCTGCTCAAGCAGATCAGCGACGAGCGCGACATCACCATCGCGATCATCGAGCATGACATGCACGTGGTGTTCTCCCTCGCGCAGCGGATCACCGTTCTGGCGCAGGGCACCCCGCTGGTCGAGGACACGCCCGACAAGATCAAGGGCCACCCGAAGGTGCGCGAAGCCTACCTGGGCGAAACCGCCTGA
- a CDS encoding ABC transporter ATP-binding protein, whose protein sequence is MNVKPDFSKGKNYAETAPAFLSVWGMQSYYGESYIVQDISFNVHEGEILALLGRNGAGKTTTLRSIARMDNPQVNHGEIWLDHQPLHTMNSHQAAVSGIGLVPEDRCIIPGLTVEENLQLAQIAPPIGWSLERLYELFPRLAERRKQEGVTLSGGEQQMLAVARALARDIKVLLLDEPYEGLAPVIVDEIEKTLRMIKEQGMTTIIVEQNAVRALELSDRAVILDTGGIVFDGTAEEVLENEELRSEYLAI, encoded by the coding sequence ATGAACGTCAAACCCGACTTCTCGAAAGGCAAGAACTACGCCGAAACGGCGCCCGCCTTCCTGTCCGTCTGGGGCATGCAATCCTATTACGGTGAAAGCTACATCGTGCAGGATATCAGCTTCAACGTCCACGAGGGCGAGATCCTCGCCCTGCTGGGCCGCAACGGCGCCGGCAAGACCACGACGCTGCGCTCGATCGCCCGGATGGACAACCCGCAGGTGAACCACGGCGAGATCTGGCTGGATCACCAGCCGCTGCACACCATGAACAGCCACCAGGCGGCCGTGTCGGGCATCGGCCTCGTGCCGGAAGACCGCTGCATCATCCCCGGCCTGACGGTCGAGGAGAACCTGCAACTGGCCCAGATCGCCCCGCCCATCGGCTGGTCGCTCGAACGCCTCTACGAGCTCTTCCCGCGCCTGGCCGAGCGCCGCAAGCAGGAGGGCGTCACCCTCTCGGGCGGCGAACAGCAGATGCTGGCCGTGGCCCGGGCGCTGGCCCGCGACATCAAGGTGCTCCTGCTCGACGAGCCTTACGAGGGCCTCGCCCCCGTCATCGTCGACGAGATCGAGAAAACCCTGCGCATGATCAAGGAGCAGGGCATGACAACCATCATCGTCGAACAGAACGCGGTGCGTGCACTGGAACTTTCCGATCGCGCTGTTATCCTCGACACCGGCGGTATCGTCTTCGACGGCACCGCGGAGGAGGTTCTGGAGAACGAGGAGCTTCGCAGCGAATACCTGGCCATCTGA
- the acs gene encoding acetate--CoA ligase: MSEHKTYPPAADFVKNAHVDAAKYEEMYAASINDPDTFWKEHGQRVDWIKPFTKIKDIDFTLGNVSIKWFEDGQLNVAANCVDRHLDKRGDQTAIIWEADDPEEPSKHITYRELSEQVNKLSNVYKELGVGRGDRVVLYMPMIPEAAYAMLACARIGAIHSIVFAGFSPEALAARVSGCEAKLIVTADQAPRGGRNTALKSNVDKALEISGDTKVLMVERTGADVDMKDGRDFAYGPLMEKASAECEPEAMNAEDPLFILYTSGSTGAPKGVVHTTGGYLVWAAMTHEITFDYHDGDVYWCTADVGWVTGHSYIVYGPLANGATTLMFEGVPTYPDASRFWQVCEKHKVAQFYTAPTAIRALMGQGNEYVEKCDLSSLKLLGTVGEPINPEAWEWYHNEVGKGKIPIVDTWWQTETGGHLMTPLPGAHALKPGAAMKPFFGVKPAVLDPQSGEEITENPTEGVLVITDSWPGQMRTVWGDHERFEKTYFSDYKGYYFSGDGCRRDADGDYWITGRVDDVINVSGHRMGTAEVESALVAHPKVSEAAVVGYPHNIKGQGIYCYVTLMSGEEPSEELRKELRDWVRKEIGPIASPDLIQWAPGLPKTRSGKIMRRILRKIAENDYGALGDTSTLADPGVVDELIDNRMNRE; the protein is encoded by the coding sequence ATGTCCGAACACAAAACTTATCCCCCCGCTGCCGATTTCGTGAAAAACGCCCATGTCGACGCCGCGAAATACGAGGAGATGTACGCGGCATCGATCAACGACCCCGACACGTTCTGGAAGGAACACGGCCAGCGGGTCGACTGGATCAAGCCCTTCACCAAGATCAAGGATATCGACTTCACCCTCGGCAATGTATCGATCAAGTGGTTCGAGGATGGCCAGCTGAACGTGGCCGCCAACTGCGTCGACCGCCACCTTGACAAGCGCGGCGACCAGACGGCGATCATCTGGGAGGCCGACGACCCCGAGGAGCCGTCGAAGCACATCACCTATCGCGAGCTCTCCGAACAGGTGAACAAGCTCTCCAACGTCTACAAGGAGCTCGGCGTCGGCCGCGGCGACCGCGTCGTGCTCTACATGCCGATGATCCCCGAGGCGGCCTATGCCATGCTCGCCTGCGCCCGCATCGGCGCCATCCACTCGATCGTCTTCGCCGGCTTCTCGCCCGAGGCGCTGGCCGCCCGCGTCAGCGGCTGCGAGGCCAAGCTGATCGTCACCGCCGACCAGGCCCCCCGCGGCGGCCGCAACACGGCGCTCAAGTCGAACGTCGACAAGGCGCTCGAGATCAGCGGCGACACCAAGGTCCTGATGGTCGAGCGCACCGGCGCCGATGTCGACATGAAGGACGGCCGCGATTTCGCCTATGGCCCGCTGATGGAGAAGGCCTCGGCCGAGTGCGAACCCGAAGCGATGAATGCCGAAGACCCGCTCTTCATCCTCTACACCTCCGGCTCGACCGGCGCGCCCAAGGGCGTGGTGCACACCACCGGCGGCTATCTCGTCTGGGCCGCCATGACCCACGAGATCACCTTCGACTACCACGATGGCGACGTCTACTGGTGCACCGCTGACGTGGGCTGGGTCACCGGCCACAGCTATATCGTCTACGGGCCGCTCGCCAACGGCGCGACAACGCTGATGTTCGAGGGCGTGCCCACCTACCCCGACGCCAGCCGCTTCTGGCAGGTCTGCGAAAAGCACAAGGTGGCGCAGTTCTACACCGCCCCCACCGCCATCCGCGCGCTGATGGGCCAGGGCAACGAGTATGTCGAGAAATGCGACCTCTCCAGCCTCAAGCTGCTGGGCACCGTGGGCGAGCCGATCAACCCGGAAGCCTGGGAGTGGTACCATAACGAGGTCGGCAAGGGGAAAATCCCGATCGTCGACACCTGGTGGCAGACCGAGACCGGCGGCCACCTGATGACCCCCCTGCCCGGCGCCCATGCCTTGAAGCCCGGCGCGGCGATGAAGCCCTTCTTCGGCGTGAAACCCGCCGTGCTCGACCCGCAATCGGGCGAGGAGATCACCGAGAACCCCACCGAGGGCGTGCTTGTCATCACCGACAGCTGGCCCGGCCAGATGCGCACCGTCTGGGGCGATCACGAGCGGTTCGAGAAGACCTATTTCTCCGACTACAAGGGCTATTACTTCTCGGGCGACGGCTGCCGCCGCGATGCCGATGGCGACTACTGGATCACCGGCCGCGTCGACGACGTGATCAACGTCTCGGGCCACCGGATGGGCACGGCCGAGGTGGAATCGGCCCTCGTGGCTCACCCGAAGGTCTCGGAAGCCGCCGTCGTCGGCTACCCGCACAACATCAAGGGCCAGGGCATCTATTGCTACGTCACCCTGATGTCAGGCGAAGAGCCGTCCGAAGAGCTCCGCAAGGAGCTGCGCGACTGGGTCCGCAAGGAAATCGGCCCGATCGCCTCGCCCGACCTGATCCAGTGGGCCCCCGGCCTGCCGAAAACCCGCTCGGGCAAGATCATGCGCCGCATCCTGCGCAAGATCGCCGAGAACGATTACGGCGCGCTCGGCGACACCTCGACCCTCGCCGACCCCGGCGTGGTCGACGAGCTGATCGACAACCGCATGAACCGCGAGTGA